The Immundisolibacter sp. genome includes a window with the following:
- a CDS encoding SRPBCC family protein, whose protein sequence is MEFEFRHALPAPVEIVWAAIENIETVALCIPGVVRVEREDADRYVGALRIKVGPISLELGGLVTVELLDADARTLRFLGEAKDRRVPGQIKSRATLIVTAHADGGSELYLHSETHILGKIGEFGQPVVRKKTEQVLREFSQNLSRQLIGDAG, encoded by the coding sequence ATGGAATTCGAGTTCAGACACGCCCTGCCCGCCCCCGTCGAGATCGTCTGGGCCGCCATCGAGAACATCGAAACCGTGGCCCTGTGCATCCCCGGCGTGGTGCGCGTCGAGCGCGAAGATGCCGACCGCTACGTCGGCGCCCTGCGCATCAAGGTCGGGCCGATCTCGCTGGAGCTGGGCGGCCTGGTCACGGTGGAACTGCTCGACGCCGACGCCCGCACCCTGCGCTTTCTGGGCGAAGCCAAGGACCGGCGCGTGCCGGGGCAGATCAAAAGCCGCGCCACGCTGATCGTCACCGCCCACGCCGACGGCGGCAGCGAGCTTTACCTGCACAGCGAGACGCACATCCTGGGCAAGATCGGCGAATTCGGGCAGCCGGTGGTGCGCAAGAAAACCGAACAGGTGCTGCGCGAAT
- a CDS encoding FAD binding domain-containing protein: MRAFDFKAPDSLDEVCALLAQYGSDAKLLAGGTGLLNLMKQELVQPAVLVSLQRVPDLGTLTVDGNGIRAGAGVRHRRMETDAALQQAAPLLAAAYGHVATVRIRMSATVGGGLAHADPAMDPPAVWRVLGATMHLRSEGGTRQVAADDFFEDFYTTALAPEEVLTAVTAPALPEGAGWSYQKFLPRSADDYAAVSVSALLCLDGDGRVAQARVGIGSAAPIPVLAEAVAAALVGQQPTPQAIADAAQLARDAVDPLDDLRGSAAYKRDMAVVFTRRALSEAAARARRA, encoded by the coding sequence GTGAGGGCCTTCGACTTCAAGGCCCCGGACAGCCTGGATGAGGTCTGCGCGCTGCTGGCGCAGTACGGCAGCGATGCCAAGCTGCTGGCCGGCGGCACCGGCCTGCTGAACCTGATGAAACAGGAGCTCGTGCAGCCGGCGGTGCTGGTCAGCCTGCAGCGCGTGCCGGATCTGGGCACCCTGACGGTTGATGGCAATGGCATCCGCGCCGGTGCCGGTGTGCGCCACCGGCGCATGGAAACCGACGCCGCGCTGCAACAGGCCGCGCCCCTGCTGGCCGCCGCCTACGGCCACGTGGCCACCGTGCGCATCCGCATGTCGGCCACGGTCGGCGGCGGGCTGGCACACGCCGACCCGGCCATGGACCCGCCGGCCGTGTGGCGGGTGCTGGGCGCGACCATGCACCTGCGTTCGGAAGGCGGCACCCGGCAGGTGGCGGCGGACGATTTCTTCGAGGACTTCTACACCACGGCGCTGGCGCCGGAAGAAGTGCTGACGGCGGTCACCGCCCCTGCCCTGCCCGAGGGCGCCGGCTGGTCGTACCAGAAGTTTCTGCCGCGCAGCGCGGACGACTATGCCGCCGTGTCCGTGTCCGCACTGCTGTGCCTGGACGGCGACGGCCGCGTGGCGCAGGCGCGGGTCGGTATAGGCTCCGCAGCGCCGATCCCGGTTCTGGCCGAGGCGGTCGCCGCGGCGCTGGTCGGCCAGCAGCCCACGCCACAGGCCATTGCCGACGCCGCGCAGCTCGCCCGCGATGCCGTCGATCCGCTCGACGACCTGCGCGGCAGCGCCGCCTACAAGCGCGACATGGCCGTCGTGTTCACGCGCCGGGCGCTGAGCGAAGCCGCCGCCCGCGCCCGCCGCGCCTGA
- a CDS encoding (2Fe-2S)-binding protein: MSDPTVTLSLRINGAPWQGEVPANRLLVDFLRYDVGLTGTKEGCSVGVCGACTVRLNDRLVSSCLTLAAMADGTELTTVESLADREELKPIQRAFIEHGGFQCGICTPGQLMAAQALLEHDPNPSEDAIKAWMMSNLCRCTGYYGILRSVKAAAGGAA; this comes from the coding sequence ATGTCCGACCCCACGGTAACCCTGTCACTGCGCATAAACGGCGCGCCCTGGCAGGGCGAGGTGCCCGCCAACCGGCTGCTGGTGGACTTTCTGCGCTACGACGTCGGCCTGACCGGCACCAAGGAAGGCTGCAGCGTCGGCGTGTGCGGCGCCTGCACGGTGCGCCTGAATGACCGGCTGGTGAGCTCCTGCCTGACGCTGGCCGCCATGGCCGACGGCACCGAGCTGACCACCGTGGAGAGTCTGGCCGACCGCGAGGAACTCAAGCCCATCCAGCGCGCCTTCATCGAGCACGGCGGATTCCAGTGCGGCATCTGCACGCCCGGTCAGCTGATGGCCGCGCAGGCGCTGCTGGAGCACGACCCGAACCCAAGCGAGGACGCCATCAAGGCCTGGATGATGAGCAACCTGTGCCGCTGCACCGGCTACTACGGCATCCTGCGGTCGGTGAAGGCCGCCGCCGGGGGCGCCGCGTGA